A DNA window from Bacteroides cellulosilyticus contains the following coding sequences:
- a CDS encoding RagB/SusD family nutrient uptake outer membrane protein yields the protein MRKIYIMLLMSSVVLLTACDMLDIQPTGKVIPQTLAEYRALIATAYKNVPDARGLACFRSDELYVKDDSWEQDRYGKIECWDDFSAPGQTTSFEWKNFYSIMFTANYTIEERNSINEGSEEDIDQLIGECYLLRAYMHFLLVNLYGQPYTRPGALETKAVPLKLNSDINEILKKNTVAQIYEAVLSDINEAEKLINKDAWEQKFSYRFTTLSVKALRARVLLYMGQWDDAYKAAEVVLAEKNSLEDFNDEAFMLPNHYQSVENITALERGMSSNYTQAAALSEALASSYGEGDLRLNAYFKPADKNGYRFSQKSGRDDFRCSFRVGEMYLNSAEAAAQSDKLPQARTRLLELMQKRYTPEAYAAKATAVNAMAKEVLIEEILNERKRELAFEGHRWFDLRRTTRPRIEKVLKGGTYVLEQDDQRYTIQIPREAIAANPELSN from the coding sequence ATGAGAAAGATATATATCATGTTATTGATGAGCAGTGTAGTATTGCTGACTGCTTGCGATATGTTGGATATCCAGCCTACGGGAAAAGTGATACCCCAGACCTTAGCTGAGTACAGAGCGTTGATTGCCACAGCTTATAAAAACGTTCCCGATGCCAGAGGACTCGCCTGCTTCCGTTCTGATGAACTGTATGTAAAAGATGATAGTTGGGAACAGGACCGTTACGGTAAAATAGAATGTTGGGATGACTTCAGTGCTCCGGGACAGACTACTTCCTTTGAATGGAAGAACTTTTATAGTATCATGTTCACCGCAAACTATACCATAGAAGAGCGGAACTCAATCAATGAAGGAAGCGAAGAGGACATCGACCAATTAATCGGTGAATGTTATCTGCTCCGTGCATACATGCATTTCCTGTTGGTAAATCTCTACGGACAGCCTTATACCCGTCCGGGAGCGTTAGAAACGAAAGCAGTGCCACTGAAGCTGAACAGCGATATCAACGAAATTCTGAAGAAAAATACCGTTGCACAGATTTACGAGGCTGTACTTTCGGATATCAATGAAGCAGAGAAGCTGATTAATAAGGATGCCTGGGAGCAAAAATTCTCTTATCGCTTCACAACCCTATCTGTAAAAGCTCTGCGTGCCCGCGTATTATTATATATGGGACAATGGGATGATGCATACAAAGCTGCCGAGGTTGTTCTTGCCGAGAAAAATAGTCTGGAAGATTTCAATGACGAAGCCTTTATGCTGCCAAACCACTATCAGTCTGTAGAGAATATCACAGCCTTGGAACGCGGCATGAGTTCCAACTACACTCAGGCAGCGGCTCTGTCCGAAGCTTTAGCATCTTCATACGGAGAAGGAGATTTGCGACTGAATGCCTACTTTAAACCAGCTGACAAAAATGGTTATCGTTTCAGCCAGAAGAGTGGAAGAGATGATTTCCGTTGTTCCTTCCGCGTAGGTGAAATGTATCTGAATTCGGCAGAAGCAGCAGCACAATCGGACAAACTGCCCCAGGCACGTACCCGGCTGCTGGAGTTAATGCAGAAACGCTATACACCGGAGGCATACGCAGCCAAAGCTACCGCCGTCAATGCCATGGCTAAAGAGGTATTGATAGAGGAAATCCTGAACGAACGTAAACGTGAACTCGCTTTCGAAGGACACCGTTGGTTCGACCTGCGCCGTACAACCCGCCCACGCATCGAGAAAGTCCTCAAAGGAGGAACTTATGTGCTGGAACAGGATGACCAACGCTATACGATTCAGATTCCGAGAGAGGCGATTGCGGCGAATCCGGAGTTGTCGAACTGA
- a CDS encoding FN3 domain-containing metallophosphoesterase family protein has translation MKRFLFSVICALTVIAGFAQEPIAIKHGPYLQNLKETETTIVWMANKASVGWVEVAPDDGTSYYRFERTKFFDSTNGVKNVSELHAVRITGLKPGTSYRYRIYSQEVLERKGEEIIYGNVAAPSIYDRRTLKFTTNDRNKPTTSFIMLNDIHGNTDYIPKLLDIAGYKEMDMIIYNGDMMNWLMDEEDLFKGFMDITIELFATKKPMYYARGNHETRGLFATSFQHYFSPKEPHLYFLLRQGPVCFIFLDTGEDKPDSDIEYHGITDYDNYRTEQAKWLSEAVKSQDFLDAKFKVVIAHMPPLPDEDLWHGQAEVAEKFVPILNEGGVDVMLCGHLHQYFNNKPTEKVRFPVIDNSSNTVLKGVVQEDKLYLEIKNMNGDIVDKIYINH, from the coding sequence ATGAAAAGATTTTTATTTAGCGTAATATGTGCGCTTACGGTTATTGCCGGATTTGCCCAGGAACCAATCGCGATAAAACATGGTCCGTATCTTCAGAATCTGAAGGAAACGGAAACTACTATTGTATGGATGGCTAATAAAGCTTCTGTTGGTTGGGTGGAAGTGGCACCGGATGATGGTACAAGCTATTACCGTTTTGAACGAACCAAGTTTTTTGATTCTACGAATGGGGTGAAGAATGTTTCGGAATTGCATGCAGTTCGTATCACCGGTCTCAAGCCCGGTACCAGCTATCGTTATCGTATTTACTCCCAGGAAGTTTTGGAGCGTAAAGGAGAAGAAATCATTTATGGAAATGTGGCTGCTCCCAGTATTTATGATCGTCGCACTCTGAAGTTCACGACAAATGACCGCAATAAGCCGACGACTTCTTTTATCATGCTGAACGACATTCATGGCAATACAGATTATATCCCGAAACTGTTGGACATTGCCGGCTACAAAGAAATGGATATGATTATTTACAACGGTGACATGATGAACTGGCTGATGGATGAAGAAGACCTGTTCAAAGGTTTTATGGATATCACCATTGAACTGTTTGCTACAAAGAAACCGATGTATTACGCTCGTGGAAATCATGAGACACGTGGTTTGTTTGCAACTTCCTTCCAGCACTATTTCTCTCCTAAGGAACCTCATCTGTACTTCCTGTTGCGTCAAGGTCCGGTCTGTTTCATTTTTCTGGATACAGGCGAGGACAAACCCGACTCGGATATAGAGTATCATGGTATAACGGATTATGACAATTACCGTACGGAACAAGCCAAGTGGCTTTCCGAAGCCGTAAAGTCGCAGGATTTTCTGGATGCGAAGTTTAAGGTGGTTATTGCCCATATGCCTCCTCTTCCCGATGAAGACTTATGGCATGGACAGGCGGAAGTTGCGGAGAAATTTGTTCCTATATTGAATGAAGGCGGAGTAGACGTGATGCTTTGTGGACATTTACACCAGTACTTTAATAATAAACCGACGGAAAAAGTGCGTTTCCCGGTTATTGATAATTCCAGTAATACGGTGTTGAAAGGCGTGGTGCAGGAAGATAAACTGTATCTGGAAATAAAGAATATGAATGGAGATATAGTAGATAAAATATATATAAATCATTGA
- a CDS encoding glycoside hydrolase family 27 protein, with the protein MKKRILCFVIVVCTFIIVRAEGADSLALTPPMGWNSWNCFSCDVNEQQIRDMADLIVANGMKDAGYTYVNVDDCWQVGRDADGNIVVDSVRFPSGIKALADYIHSKGLKFGIYSCAGSLTCAGRPGSRGYQFQDARTYAEWGVDFLKYDWCFDEAQSPQGAYRTMRDALKASGRPIVFSICEWGSSKPWTWAKGVGHLWRTTGDIINAFKGTVHWGGCSVVDIIDKNADLYPYAGPGHWNDPDMLQVGNGVLTPEENRSHFTMWCMLAAPLLAGNDLRTMDKETQAILMNKDVIAVNQDKLGIQGRRYMKIEQHEIWVKQLSNGEAAVCFFNRDEQPWTFEYKFGKDKSHLHFADIRLWELEYDVCDIWNKNKYLGTSSDNLSFKIPAHGVVLVKLTPKNKK; encoded by the coding sequence ATGAAGAAAAGAATTTTGTGTTTTGTAATAGTTGTATGTACGTTCATTATTGTTCGTGCTGAGGGTGCCGATTCACTGGCGTTAACTCCTCCTATGGGGTGGAATAGCTGGAATTGCTTTAGCTGTGATGTCAATGAGCAACAGATACGGGATATGGCAGACCTGATTGTGGCAAACGGGATGAAAGATGCCGGTTATACTTATGTAAATGTTGATGATTGCTGGCAGGTGGGCCGTGATGCAGATGGGAATATCGTGGTCGACTCGGTACGTTTCCCTTCCGGCATAAAGGCGCTGGCGGATTATATACATTCCAAAGGACTGAAGTTCGGTATCTATTCCTGTGCTGGTTCGCTGACTTGTGCCGGACGTCCGGGAAGCCGTGGATACCAGTTTCAGGATGCCCGGACTTATGCGGAATGGGGAGTTGATTTCCTGAAATATGACTGGTGTTTTGATGAGGCTCAAAGTCCTCAGGGAGCTTATCGTACTATGCGTGATGCTTTGAAAGCCAGCGGCCGTCCCATTGTATTCTCTATTTGCGAATGGGGGAGCAGCAAACCGTGGACGTGGGCAAAGGGTGTCGGCCATTTGTGGAGAACTACGGGCGATATTATCAATGCCTTTAAAGGTACGGTGCACTGGGGAGGATGTAGTGTGGTAGACATCATTGATAAGAATGCAGACTTATATCCTTATGCCGGTCCGGGACATTGGAATGATCCTGATATGCTGCAAGTAGGTAATGGAGTACTCACTCCCGAAGAGAATCGTTCACATTTTACCATGTGGTGTATGTTGGCTGCTCCACTGCTGGCAGGAAATGATTTGCGGACCATGGATAAGGAAACACAGGCTATCCTGATGAATAAAGACGTGATAGCTGTGAATCAGGATAAGTTGGGTATACAAGGACGTCGTTACATGAAAATAGAACAACATGAAATCTGGGTAAAACAGTTGTCTAATGGAGAAGCTGCTGTGTGCTTTTTCAATCGTGATGAGCAGCCATGGACATTTGAGTATAAATTTGGAAAGGACAAATCTCATCTTCACTTTGCAGATATCAGACTTTGGGAATTGGAATATGATGTATGCGATATCTGGAACAAGAATAAATATCTCGGAACTTCCAGTGATAATCTGAGTTTCAAGATTCCTGCGCATGGTGTTGTCTTGGTTAAGTTGACTCCTAAAAACAAAAAATAA
- a CDS encoding PHP domain-containing protein: MKKLYLSLAFLSAFTFRVSAQLQGLDVVKVPEAQQPYSGEYVYIPDVEGYKTLKCDFHTHTIFSDGDVKPENRVWEGAICGLDVIAITDHIEYRPNKFITADHNESYKRAKTVENSSNLVVIPGAEITRSKPLGHINALFLKDANALDVEDPLVAIDNALEQGAFIMWNHPGWPNDTSTIYKVHKDLINQKKIHGVELVNGFEYYPKAFNYCKEYNLTYMGNTDIHGVYKQTYRTDKQYGPMTIIFARKRSHEGVKEALFAGRSVVKFGDILIGSEKNLTALVKACLAYEVKEVSGNQALVKVVNKSTLNFEILLDNKAGTILGNATVEFKVRLNDKVKFTNTYITDNSQLVIDVASLR; this comes from the coding sequence ATGAAAAAGTTATATCTGTCCTTAGCTTTTTTGTCGGCTTTCACTTTCCGGGTCTCTGCACAATTGCAGGGCCTGGATGTGGTGAAGGTTCCGGAGGCACAGCAGCCTTATTCGGGAGAGTATGTCTATATTCCCGACGTAGAGGGATACAAAACCTTGAAGTGTGATTTCCATACTCACACCATCTTCTCTGACGGAGATGTGAAACCTGAAAACCGGGTGTGGGAAGGTGCTATCTGCGGATTGGATGTGATTGCTATAACTGATCACATAGAGTATCGTCCGAACAAGTTTATCACAGCCGATCATAATGAGTCCTACAAAAGAGCGAAGACTGTGGAAAACAGTTCTAATCTGGTTGTGATTCCGGGTGCTGAGATAACCCGTTCCAAACCACTGGGGCATATCAATGCTCTTTTCCTGAAAGATGCGAACGCTTTGGATGTAGAAGATCCGTTGGTGGCCATAGACAATGCCTTGGAACAGGGGGCCTTCATCATGTGGAATCATCCGGGTTGGCCGAATGATACGAGTACTATCTATAAAGTCCATAAGGATTTGATTAACCAAAAGAAGATACATGGTGTGGAGCTGGTGAACGGCTTTGAGTATTATCCGAAAGCATTCAACTATTGTAAGGAGTATAATCTGACGTATATGGGTAATACCGATATCCACGGTGTGTATAAACAGACCTATCGGACTGACAAACAGTATGGTCCGATGACTATAATCTTTGCCAGGAAACGTTCGCACGAAGGCGTGAAAGAAGCATTGTTTGCCGGACGTTCCGTTGTGAAGTTCGGGGATATTCTGATTGGTTCGGAAAAGAATCTGACAGCTTTGGTAAAGGCGTGTCTGGCATACGAGGTGAAGGAGGTGAGTGGTAACCAGGCACTGGTGAAGGTAGTGAATAAGTCGACACTGAACTTTGAAATCTTACTGGATAATAAGGCAGGTACTATTTTAGGAAATGCTACAGTAGAATTCAAGGTTCGCTTGAATGATAAGGTAAAGTTCACTAACACTTATATTACGGATAACAGCCAGTTGGTGATTGATGTGGCGTCTTTGCGATAG